A section of the Candidatus Rokuibacteriota bacterium genome encodes:
- a CDS encoding ATPase has protein sequence MTGPPAYFERIRLKAARRWDQLEQDPELAGPWHQLFRQVQSPRHVLSELLQNADDAGATEASARIENNVFIFEHNGEDFTEEHFASLCGFGYSNKRTLHTIGFRGIGFKSTFSLGDCVELFTPTLAIRFDRKRFTEPRWVSGGSNTDGKTRIRVEIGDERRRGEVEKNLEEWFKSPVSLLFFKHIRKMQVGEHAVHWGSVGPGPIPDSEWMALDEQKDGACLLLRSEAETFPDEALTEIRQERMLGVEEEADFPPCRIEIVVGAKGRLFVVLPTRVETELPFACNAPFIQDPARLKIKDPETSATNRWLLERAGRLAAAAMLNWLGQSQLSITERAAAYGLFPDVNRDDNSLEGVCGTIVEEAFAEAIEGRPLLLTEGGELTLENQSVIIPRTVVDTWPAEEAAKLLDESGRPPLCQQVETADCKKLLRWGVVEEIDKQKFLASLQSKPWPKPRTWRHLLNLWAYIAPEVTGYRHDVRGEDLRIVPVQGKDVLYAATAVVRLGERRLLQSEDDWEFLATHLIVLNQGWPRFLSEERRTTEDQRDGTARERAEAAHAVLKQLGLDDTSDVNRVIDRVAAEFFSQKRISVQECVRLAQIAAKLGATAGDSFHYVTRDRRFKSAKGTILFDGDGTLEELVPAQQREAQLLHDDYIARFSSCSREDWSRWVSSGRAGLLTFIPFSPKRFNMYRRRDVEQEARRRGLGEKLHYPYVTDGFVVEDWDFDEIYWSHWQALARNDGRLWTKVAERLLSQRDVYWNRARSARLLQVATTGNERSMTYDPLLPGWALRLRDVPCLPDTRGFHRKPGDLLRRTPETEPLMDVEPFIYGRLDTEATRPLLDLLGVRRTPAGPDRLLECLRALATAEAPPVHEVDKWYRRLDQMVDTCATAEFQKIRQAFRIEKLILTQDGGWATAAAVFLSSGEEDVPGVAVVRSSVGDLTLWRKIGLAERPTADLAIQWLKELPSGQVLSQDEARRVRALLVRYPVRVWEECAHWINLAGEWARTGGLSYALTMQSLIPWAHLHPWVKQKTGDFQRLPGEVTSAPPFSSLPPLALRVEERLAGHPTLPGRAEMKEWLTTVGTELRRVELDSDRETERVRALAHMLARTTWYTTPGIEIIPYIDRTPAGTPRWADVLWLGQALYVDQLPRAKLARRVPEEIGKAFGRADIKAALDYSFERAREDVREYLWENFTLSKDAGAPETESDGSGAEQADKTGARSTEPGAGTDETVGLHDSSRGGTQGASGADAEGGYTETEQSDGDQHETMDGTGHVVGPRRKTPDRAKASIIEGFARAQGFRKDSDGRFCHPDGSWIGRAEGARFPWERRTATGDLVRYYWAKDHCLEREPLELEADVWGLIEQHPGTYALILSNAAGSAVEVTGDRLRAMRDGGEVTLYPAAYRLVYKHDRQA, from the coding sequence ATGACGGGGCCGCCTGCGTACTTCGAGCGAATCCGCCTGAAGGCGGCGCGACGATGGGACCAGCTCGAGCAGGACCCGGAGCTCGCCGGTCCATGGCATCAGCTGTTCAGGCAGGTTCAGAGCCCACGGCATGTCCTCTCCGAACTTCTCCAGAACGCCGACGACGCGGGCGCGACCGAGGCCTCTGCCCGGATTGAGAACAACGTGTTCATCTTCGAGCATAACGGGGAGGATTTCACCGAAGAGCACTTCGCATCTCTGTGCGGCTTCGGCTACTCGAACAAGCGAACTTTGCACACGATCGGGTTCCGGGGCATCGGGTTCAAGAGCACGTTTAGCCTGGGCGATTGTGTTGAGCTCTTCACGCCGACGCTTGCGATTCGTTTTGACCGCAAGCGCTTCACTGAACCCCGCTGGGTATCGGGGGGCTCGAACACAGATGGAAAGACGCGCATCCGCGTTGAGATAGGCGACGAGCGCCGCCGAGGCGAGGTCGAAAAGAATCTCGAAGAGTGGTTCAAGAGCCCGGTGTCCCTGCTGTTCTTCAAGCATATTCGCAAGATGCAGGTCGGCGAGCACGCGGTGCATTGGGGTAGCGTAGGGCCGGGCCCCATCCCCGACAGCGAGTGGATGGCCCTCGATGAGCAGAAGGATGGTGCATGCCTGCTTCTCCGATCTGAGGCAGAAACATTCCCCGACGAAGCTCTCACTGAGATCAGGCAGGAACGCATGCTCGGCGTCGAGGAAGAAGCTGACTTTCCACCCTGCAGGATCGAGATCGTCGTGGGAGCGAAGGGGCGGTTGTTCGTGGTGCTACCGACAAGAGTCGAGACTGAACTGCCGTTTGCGTGCAATGCGCCCTTCATCCAGGATCCAGCCCGCCTGAAGATCAAGGACCCGGAGACGTCGGCTACGAACCGCTGGCTGCTTGAACGCGCGGGACGACTGGCCGCCGCAGCAATGCTCAACTGGCTGGGGCAGTCGCAGCTATCCATCACGGAGCGGGCTGCCGCCTACGGTTTGTTCCCGGACGTCAATCGGGACGACAATTCGCTGGAGGGCGTGTGCGGAACCATTGTCGAGGAGGCGTTCGCGGAGGCCATCGAGGGCAGGCCGCTGCTTCTGACGGAGGGTGGTGAACTCACCCTGGAGAATCAGAGCGTTATCATCCCGAGGACGGTCGTCGATACTTGGCCGGCCGAAGAGGCCGCGAAACTCCTCGATGAGAGCGGCCGACCGCCTTTGTGCCAGCAGGTCGAGACGGCTGACTGCAAGAAGCTATTGCGCTGGGGTGTGGTCGAGGAGATCGACAAGCAGAAGTTCCTCGCCTCGCTCCAGAGCAAACCCTGGCCGAAGCCCCGAACCTGGCGTCACCTGCTGAACCTCTGGGCCTACATCGCGCCGGAAGTTACCGGCTATCGGCACGATGTCAGGGGCGAAGATCTCCGGATCGTGCCGGTTCAGGGTAAGGACGTCCTGTATGCCGCGACCGCGGTGGTGCGCCTGGGGGAAAGGAGGCTCCTTCAGTCGGAAGACGACTGGGAGTTCCTGGCGACCCACCTGATCGTCTTGAACCAGGGCTGGCCGCGGTTCCTGTCCGAAGAACGACGAACTACAGAAGATCAGAGGGACGGGACCGCGAGGGAAAGGGCTGAAGCGGCCCACGCCGTCCTTAAGCAACTAGGCCTCGACGACACGAGTGATGTCAACCGGGTCATCGATCGGGTCGCAGCTGAGTTCTTCTCGCAGAAGCGGATCAGTGTGCAGGAGTGCGTCCGGCTCGCGCAAATCGCCGCAAAGCTTGGTGCGACGGCTGGCGACTCCTTCCACTATGTGACGAGAGACCGGCGCTTCAAGTCGGCCAAGGGGACCATTCTCTTCGATGGAGACGGGACCCTGGAGGAACTTGTCCCGGCGCAGCAAAGGGAGGCGCAACTCCTGCATGACGACTACATAGCGCGGTTCTCTTCTTGCTCCAGAGAAGACTGGTCGAGGTGGGTGTCATCCGGCCGGGCTGGCCTCCTTACGTTCATTCCGTTCAGCCCGAAGCGCTTCAATATGTACCGGAGGCGGGACGTCGAGCAGGAGGCGCGACGCCGAGGACTTGGGGAGAAGCTCCACTATCCGTACGTAACTGACGGCTTTGTTGTCGAGGACTGGGACTTCGACGAGATCTACTGGAGTCATTGGCAGGCGCTGGCCAGGAACGACGGCCGCTTGTGGACGAAGGTTGCGGAACGGCTCCTGTCCCAACGCGACGTCTACTGGAACAGGGCAAGGAGCGCCCGGCTCCTGCAGGTCGCGACGACGGGCAACGAACGATCGATGACCTACGATCCGCTCCTGCCGGGCTGGGCGCTTCGCCTGAGAGATGTGCCCTGCCTTCCCGACACCCGCGGCTTCCATCGGAAGCCCGGCGATCTTCTGCGGCGAACACCGGAGACGGAACCGTTGATGGACGTTGAGCCGTTCATCTACGGGCGTCTCGACACGGAGGCAACACGACCTCTACTCGATCTGCTTGGCGTGAGGCGTACCCCGGCGGGCCCGGACCGTCTTCTGGAGTGCCTTCGGGCGCTGGCGACGGCAGAGGCCCCGCCGGTGCACGAGGTAGACAAGTGGTACCGGCGGCTCGACCAGATGGTCGACACGTGTGCGACCGCCGAGTTCCAGAAGATCCGGCAGGCGTTCCGGATAGAGAAGTTGATTCTGACGCAGGATGGTGGCTGGGCTACTGCCGCCGCGGTATTTCTATCGTCGGGTGAGGAAGACGTGCCCGGCGTCGCTGTCGTTCGTTCATCGGTCGGCGACCTCACGCTTTGGAGAAAGATCGGGCTGGCGGAGCGACCGACTGCAGATCTGGCGATCCAGTGGCTGAAGGAGTTGCCATCCGGGCAGGTGCTATCCCAGGACGAGGCGAGGCGCGTGCGCGCTCTGCTCGTCCGGTATCCCGTTCGAGTGTGGGAGGAGTGCGCGCACTGGATCAACCTTGCCGGAGAATGGGCGCGCACGGGAGGACTGTCATACGCCCTTACGATGCAGTCTTTGATCCCCTGGGCACATCTCCACCCATGGGTGAAGCAGAAGACCGGTGATTTCCAGCGCCTTCCAGGGGAAGTGACGAGCGCCCCGCCGTTTTCTAGCCTGCCTCCCCTTGCGTTGCGGGTCGAGGAGCGCTTGGCCGGACACCCTACGCTGCCCGGGCGAGCTGAGATGAAGGAATGGCTAACGACAGTCGGTACTGAACTCCGACGGGTGGAACTCGATAGCGATCGGGAGACCGAGCGCGTTCGTGCTCTCGCGCACATGCTCGCGAGAACAACCTGGTACACCACGCCAGGAATCGAGATCATTCCCTACATCGACCGGACGCCTGCCGGGACCCCGCGGTGGGCCGATGTCCTCTGGCTCGGCCAGGCACTGTATGTCGATCAGCTGCCGAGAGCCAAGCTCGCAAGGCGTGTGCCGGAGGAAATCGGCAAGGCCTTCGGGCGGGCAGATATCAAAGCAGCGCTCGACTACAGCTTCGAGCGTGCCCGCGAAGATGTGCGGGAGTACCTTTGGGAAAACTTCACGCTCTCCAAAGATGCAGGCGCTCCTGAGACAGAGAGCGACGGATCGGGTGCGGAGCAGGCTGACAAGACGGGTGCCCGGTCGACTGAACCCGGTGCGGGGACCGATGAGACAGTCGGACTCCACGATTCGTCCCGTGGGGGAACGCAAGGCGCCTCCGGAGCGGACGCCGAGGGCGGCTACACAGAGACCGAGCAGTCGGACGGTGACCAGCACGAGACGATGGACGGTACCGGCCACGTGGTCGGGCCGCGTCGGAAGACGCCAGATCGCGCCAAGGCGAGTATCATCGAGGGCTTCGCAAGGGCGCAGGGCTTCCGTAAGGACAGCGACGGGCGCTTCTGTCATCCAGACGGGAGCTGGATTGGCCGTGCCGAGGGCGCCCGCTTTCCATGGGAGCGGAGAACCGCCACTGGCGACCTCGTTCGCTACTACTGGGCGAAGGACCACTGCCTGGAGCGCGAGCCACTGGAACTCGAGGCCGACGTCTGGGGGCTGATCGAGCAGCACCCTGGAACCTACGCGCTCATCCTTTCAAACGCAGCGGGCAGTGCGGTCGAGGTCACCGGTGATCGCCTCCGCGCCATGCGTGATGGTGGCGAAGTCACCCTGTACCCTGCAGCCTACAGGCTCGTATACAAGCATGACAGACAAGCATAG